In Solanum stenotomum isolate F172 chromosome 6, ASM1918654v1, whole genome shotgun sequence, one DNA window encodes the following:
- the LOC125868835 gene encoding disease resistance protein RPV1-like: MEEFEQQAITASLPSLRLYYDIFLSFRGEDTRNNITNNLYNALYSKGIRVFRDSEGLTQGDEISTGLIEAINDSAAVIAIISPNYASSRWCLEELATIYDLGKLVLPLFYGVNPSDVRRQLGPFLDGFRDLERKFSPEKMVRWRNAMERVGGVSGWVYDNGDESQLIQLVVQRVLNELSNSPMVVAPFVVGIDYSLKELIRQLDVKCNGVKILGLHGIGGVGKTTLSKALYNKLASHFTHRTFILNVKEIATQQGIMSLQKKIIQGLFPSNAFSFSPANANEGREKFRRMLREKRILLVLDDVDYVNDGVNILKALIGDKNWFFEGSRVVISTRNKGVLIENIVDETFEVRELGDTDSLKLFSYYAFRRPDPSPTFLNLSKQIVSITGKLPLALEVFGSFLFDKRSEEEWVDALGKLKHIRSPRLQDILKISYDGLDDEEKCIFLDVACLFLDQLDKKVENVIDVMEGCGFRARIAFDTLTTRSLVKVIDGGDLWMHDQIRDMGRQIVREEGFSEPGKRSRLWDVADVLSVLQGRKGTQHIQGIILDQQQRYSSKIKTMKAITREQFQEVPSFSSALAYIKELYKGQFQNDAKETNELVLNTEVFDGIVNLRLLQLDNVKLEGNLGKLPSSLKWLQWKRCNLSSYYSNYYPSELAILDLSESQIERIGSREWTWSRKKAANKLKVMNISDCHKISAIPDLSKHKMLEKLIAERCSNLQRIHKTVGNLKTLRHLNLKDCSNLVEFPSEVSGMKNLEKLILSGCAKLKQLPEDIGKMKSLQELLLDETAIEKLPSSIFRLTKLERLSLNHCYSLKQLPGLVGNLSALKELSLNGSAVEEIPDSIKNLEKLHTLNLIWCKSLAALPHSVGNLKSLANLWLYGSAIEIVPESIGCLHYLRSLSLGNCQQLTALPVSIKGLASLVELQIEKVPIRSLPHVGALKSLKTLEIRNCERLGSLPDSIGELLALKTMTITRNDAITELPESVGELQNLVILRLTKCKRLHKLPDSIGELKNLVHLLMEETAVTVLPKTFGMLSSLMILRMGKKPFCQVPQSTEITETATDAEKETEPIVLPSSFSELSLLEELNARAWRIIGKIPDDFEKLSSLELINLGHNDFSHLPSSLKGLHFLKKLLIPHCKQLKALPPLPSSLLEINAANCGALESMHDISELLFLRELNLANCMSLVGVQGVECLRSLKMLHMVGCNVSCASIVRRKLDKVALKNLDNFSIPSNEIPSWFTPSEVHFSKHENNEIKAVIIAIVVSVNCAEPDDLRDELPVLANIFAKIVRANRPVFTTGMYLAGVPTTPEDQVYLCRYQDYQPLVSILEDGDIIQVGLGNLPVTGIELKKCGIHLVHENDDDYEGNEKSLDESQQSVSERLTRFYGASNRENNIFSSNSDGEGEGSDNFLSFFKEIFYALNNVQIVMQ; this comes from the exons ATGGAGGAATTCGAGCAGCAGGCAATTACTGCTTCACTCCCATCACTCCGGCTGTATTACgatatttttctaagttttagaGGAGAAGATACTCGAAACAACATCACAAACAACTTATACAACGCCTTATACTCAAAAGGCATTCGAGTTTTTCGAGACTCCGAGGGGTTAACTCAGGGCGATGAGATCTCAACAGGTCTTATAGAAGCAATTAACGACTCTGCTGCTGTAATTGCTATAATTTCTCCAAATTATGCTTCCTCGAGATGGTGCCTCGAGGAATTAGCAACGATCTATGATCTGGGTAAACTCGTTTTGCCTCTGTTCTACGGAGTTAACCCGTCGGATGTACGGAGGCAGCTAGGCCCATTTCTCGATGGATTTAGGGATTTGGAAAGGAAGTTTTCACCGGAAAAGATGGTGAGATGGAGAAACGCCATGGAAAGAGTTGGAGGGGTCTCTGGTTGGGTTTACGATAATGG TGACGAGTCACAGTTGATTCAGTTGGTGGTGCAAAGAGTTTTGAATGAATTAAGCAATTCCCCAATGGTTGTAGCTCCGTTTGTTGTTGGAATTGATTACAGTCTGAAAGAACTCATAAGACAGTTGGATGTCAAGTGCAACGGTGTCAAAATCTTGGGGTTGCATGGAATAGGAGGAGTTGGTAAAACAACTCTTTCTAAGGCTCTTTACAATAAACTTGCTTCTCATTTTACACACAGGACTTTTATCTTGAATGTTAAGGAAATAGCTACTCAACAAGGCATTATGTCCCTTCAGAAGAAAATCATACAGGGTCTTTTCCCTAGCAACGCGTTCTCCTTCTCCCCTGCTAATGCCAATGAGGGAAGAGAAAAGTTCAGGCGAATGCTTCGAGAAAAGCGCATCCTGCTGGTCTTAgatgatgttgattatgtaaaTGATGGTGTAAATATACTAAAGGCACTAATTGGGGATAAAAATTGGTTTTTTGAAGGAAGCAGGGTTGTCATTAGTACTAGAAACAAAGGAGTTCTAATAGAAAATATCGTTGACGAGACATTTGAGGTGAGAGAATTGGGTGATACTGACTCACTAAAACTATTCAGTTACTATGCATTTAGAAGACCAGACCCATCCCCAACTTTTCTGAATTTATCCAAGCAAATTGTCTCAATTACTGGAAAGCTACCATTGGCACTTGAAGTTTTTGGTTCTTTCTTGTTTGATAAAAGAAGCGAGGAGGAATGGGTAGATGCTCTAGGAAAGCTAAAACACATTCGCTCACCCCGTCTTCAAGACATCTTGAAAATAAGTTACGATGGTCTTGATGATGAAGAGAAGTGTATATTCCTGGATGTTGCATGTTTATTTCTTGATCAACTAGATAAGAAAGTCGAAAATGTAATTGATGTGATGGAAGGATGTGGCTTTAGAGCCAGGATTGCATTTGACACATTGACCACTAGATCATTGGTTAAGGTGATTGATGGTGGGGACTTGTGGATGCATGACCAGATAAGAGATATGGGAAGACAGATTGTTAGGGAAGAAGGCTTTTCCGAACCTGGAAAACGCAGCAGGCTGTGGGATGTTGCTGATGTTTTAAGTGTGCTACAAGGAAGGAAG GGAACACAGCACATCCAAGGGATCATCCTGGATCAGCAGCAGAGGTACTCATCAAAGATCAAAACCATGAAAGCAATTACTAGAGAGCAATTTCAAGAAGTTCCCAGTTTCAGTTCTGCGTTAGCTTACATTAAAGAGTTATACAAAGGGCAATTTCAAAATGATGCAAAAGAAACCAATGAGTTAGTATTGAATACTGAAGTATTTGATGGAATAGTTAATTTGCGGCTACTCCAACTTGATAATGTGAAACTAGAGGGAAATTTGGGGAAGTTACCTTCTTCACTAAAATGGCTCCAGTGGAAAAGATGCAATCTTTCAAGTTATTATTCTAATTATTATCCAAGTGAACTTGCCATACTTGATCTCTCAGAGAGCCAAATAGAGAGGATTGGAAGCCGGGAATGGACCTGGAGTCGCAAAAAG GCGGCCAACAAGTTGAAAGTTATGAATATCTCTGATTGTCATAAAATATCAGCTATTCCTGATTTATCAAAGCATAAAATGTTGGAAAAGTTGATAGCTGAGCGTTGTAGCAACTTACAAAGGATTCACAAAACAGTTGGGAATCTGAAAACTTTACGTCATCTAAATCTAAAAGATTGCAGCAACCTTGTTGAATTTCCAAGTGAGGTCTCTGGgatgaaaaatcttgaaaagCTGATACTCTCAGGTTGCGCAAAATTGAAACAGCTACCTGAAGATATTGGCAAGATGAAGTCTTTACAAGAACTTCTATTAGATGAGACTGCTATAGAGAAGTTGCCTTCAAGTATATTTCGATTAACAAAACTTGAAAGGTTAAGCTTAAACCACTGCTACTCATTGAAACAACTTCCCGGGTTAGTAGGAAATTTAAGTGCTTTGAAGGAACTCTCTCTTAATGGTTCTGCTGTGGAAGAAATACCTGATTCTATTAAAAATTTGGAGAAGCTTCATACACTAAACTTAATTTGGTGTAAGTCACTTGCTGCTCTTCCCCATTCTGTTGGCAACCTCAAATCTTTAGCAAATCTCTGGCTTTATGGCAGTGCAATAGAAATTGTACCAGAATCTATCGGTTGTCTACATTATCTTAGGTCCTTATCGCTTGGAAACTGTCAGCAGTTGACTGCATTGCCTGTTTCAATTAAAGGATTGGCTTCTTTGGTTGAGCTTCAAATAGAGAAGGTTCCGATCCGTAGTCTTCCACATGTTGGAGCCCTTAAATCACTGAAGACTCTCGAGATAAGGAACTGTGAGCGCCTTGGCTCGCTACCCGATTCCATTGGAGAATTATTAGCTCTTAAAACAATGACTATTACTCGAAATGATGCTATCACGGAGCTGCCAGAATCAGTTGGAGAGTTGCAGAATCTTGTCATATTGAGATTGACTAAATGTAAGCGACTGCACAAACTTCCAGATTCTATTggggaactgaagaacttagtACACTTGCTAATGGAGGAGACTGCAGTAACAGTATTACCTAAAACTTTTGGGATGCTATCAAGCTTAATGATTCTGAGGATGGGAAAGAAGCCTTTCTGTCAG GTACCACAAAGTACTGAAATCACAGAAACAGCTACCGATGCAGAAAAGGAAACCGAACCTATTGTGCTTCCTTCATCTTTCTCAGAGTTATCCTTGTTAGAAGAACTTAATGCACGTGCATGGCGAATAATTGGGAAAATACCTGATGATTTTGAGAAACTATCATCGTTGGAGCTCATCAATCTCGGTCACAATGATTTTTCCCATTTGCCATCTAGTCTGAAAGGACTACATTTCTTGAAAAAACTCTTAATTCCCCACTGCAAACAGCTGAAagctcttcctcctcttccttcAAGTTTGCTCGAGATAAATGCTGCAAATTGTGGAGCACTAGAGAGTATGCACGATATCTCAGAATTATTGTTCTTGCGCGAACTAAACCTCGCGAATTGCATGAGTTTGGTCGGCGTCCAAGGTGTCGAATGCTTGAGATCCTTAAAAATGCTACATATGGTTGGATGCAACGTCTCTTGTGCCTCTATTGTTAGAAGGAAACTTGATAAG GTTGCTCTGAAGAACTTGGACAATTTTAGTATTCCAAGCAATGAAATTCCAAGTTGGTTTACTCCAAGCGAAGTGCATTTCTCAAAGCACGAAAACAATGAAATCAAAGCAGTGATTATTGCCATAGTTGTTTCTGTGAACTGTGCTGAACCAGATGATTTACGAGATGAACTGCCAGTACTGGCTAATATCTTTGCAAAAATCGTTAGAGCAAATAGACCAGTATTTACTACTGGTATGTACTTGGCAGGAGTCCCAACAACACCCGAGGATCAAGTTTATTTATGCAGGTATCAAGATTATCAACCATTAGTATCTATTCTTGAAGACGGAGATATTATACAGGTGGGCTTGGGCAACTTACCCGTTACAGGTATTGAACTGAAGAAATGTGGAATACATTTAGTACATGAAAATGATGATGATTATGAAGGTAATGAAAAATCATTGGATGAAAGCCAACAATCTGTATCGGAAAGATTAACCAGGTTTTACGGAGCCTCTAACAGAGAGAACAATATCTTCAGCTCGAACTCAGACGGAGAAGGGGAAGGATCTGATAACTTTCTTAGTTTTTTTAAGGAGATTTTTTATGCTTTAAA CAATGTACAGATTGTTATGCAGTGA
- the LOC125868836 gene encoding toll/interleukin-1 receptor-like protein, with translation MEEFEQQKISVSLPSLRLDYDVFLSFRGSTREKITKSLYDALDSKGIRVFRDSEGLTQGDQISTGLVEAINDSAAVIAIISSDYASSRWCVEELATFCELGKLVLPVFYKVNPSDVRRQQGTFFNDFRDLERKSKPEKMARWRNAMKTVGGISGWVYNNG, from the coding sequence atggaggaatttgagcAGCAGAAAATTAGTGTTTCACTACCATCACTACGGCTGGATTACGATGTTTTTCTGAGTTTCAGAGGCAGTACTCGTGAAAAAATCACGAAAAGCTTATACGATGCTTTGGACTCAAAAGGCATTCGAGTTTTTCGAGACTCTGAGGGATTAACTCAGGGCGATCAGATCTCAACAGGTCTGGTAGAAGCAATCAATGATTCTGCTGCTGTAATTGCTATTATTTCATCTGATTACGCTTCTTCGAGATGGTGCGTCGAGGAATTAGCGACGTTCTGTGAGCTGGGTAAACTCGTTCTACCTGTGTTTTACAAAGTTAACCCGTCGGATGTGCGGAGGCAGCAAGGGacatttttcaatgattttagGGATTTGGAGAGGAAGTCTAAACCGGAAAAGATGGCGAGATGGAGAAACGCCATGAAAACAGTTGGCGGGATCTCTGGTTGGGTTTACAATAACGGGTAA